A single Leptolyngbya ohadii IS1 DNA region contains:
- a CDS encoding SDR family NAD(P)-dependent oxidoreductase has protein sequence MPITLITGANSGMGYETALSLGQLGHELILCTRSLEKGNEALHRIKQQDNTIKASVFALDLASFRSIRDCAAKVLAVYPTIDHLIFNAGVMTPPYTKTEDGFELQFQANYLGHFYLFHLLKQALLASTAKKVVSISSLSSEKGVNDSIQKYEADAYCSPESYDAMKCYRESKLAQVLFTRELDRRFREYDVKSYAVHPGVVNTSLFYRNSGSLYSLVMKPFVWLGYATGKLLTPQKGAATAIYLASHDVESSGLYWENCAIRPHNPIANQEDFCCEFWDWSLSLIPAIES, from the coding sequence ATGCCCATCACACTGATTACCGGAGCCAACTCCGGCATGGGTTACGAGACAGCACTCAGCCTGGGACAACTGGGACATGAGCTAATTTTGTGTACGCGATCGCTTGAAAAAGGCAACGAAGCCCTGCACAGAATCAAGCAGCAGGATAACACTATCAAAGCCTCTGTTTTTGCCCTCGATTTGGCATCTTTTCGATCGATTCGGGACTGTGCCGCAAAAGTTCTGGCAGTTTATCCAACGATCGATCATCTGATTTTTAATGCAGGGGTAATGACACCACCCTATACAAAAACCGAGGATGGATTCGAGCTACAGTTTCAGGCAAATTATTTGGGTCATTTCTATCTGTTTCATCTTTTGAAGCAAGCATTACTGGCGTCAACCGCTAAAAAGGTCGTCAGCATTTCATCCCTATCGAGCGAGAAGGGCGTCAACGATTCCATTCAAAAATACGAAGCCGATGCCTATTGTTCACCGGAATCCTACGACGCGATGAAGTGCTACCGGGAATCAAAATTGGCTCAGGTTCTGTTTACCAGAGAACTCGATCGCCGCTTTCGGGAATATGACGTTAAAAGCTATGCCGTCCATCCGGGCGTGGTGAATACCAGTTTGTTCTATCGCAACTCTGGCTCCCTCTATTCTCTGGTGATGAAGCCGTTTGTCTGGCTGGGCTATGCCACAGGAAAGTTATTGACCCCTCAAAAAGGAGCCGCAACCGCGATTTATCTGGCAAGTCATGATGTAGAGTCCAGCGGTCTGTATTGGGAGAATTGCGCTATCCGTCCACACAACCCGATCGCCAACCAGGAGGACTTTTGCTGCGAATTCTGGGACTGGTCGCTGAGCCTGATTCCAGCTATAGAATCCTAA
- a CDS encoding NUDIX hydrolase, whose protein sequence is MLSTIDRQQIIRCIEQHQPLGDREAQHRTAILDLLHNCPAPLSRENYEPGHITASAWIVAEETNQIALIYHRRITRWLQPGGHVDPGETDLRSVALREVQEEMGIAPDPLKTTLFDVDVHSIPATPLHPSHQHFDVRFLCRVEPQPLFPASDAEQGKWFSIDEVRHLASDDGTGGSMERMLKKCLQQGILRE, encoded by the coding sequence ATGCTATCAACAATCGATCGCCAGCAAATCATCCGCTGCATTGAGCAACATCAGCCGTTAGGCGATCGGGAGGCACAGCATCGGACGGCAATTTTGGATTTGCTGCACAACTGCCCTGCACCGCTCAGCCGGGAAAACTACGAGCCGGGACACATTACCGCAAGTGCCTGGATTGTCGCGGAGGAAACTAATCAGATTGCGCTAATTTACCATCGCCGAATTACTCGCTGGCTTCAGCCTGGGGGTCATGTCGATCCGGGCGAGACGGATTTGCGATCGGTTGCCCTGCGGGAAGTTCAGGAAGAAATGGGAATCGCCCCCGACCCGCTGAAGACCACCCTATTTGATGTGGATGTTCACTCAATTCCGGCAACTCCTCTCCATCCTAGCCACCAGCATTTCGATGTCCGGTTTCTGTGCCGGGTCGAGCCGCAGCCCCTATTTCCCGCTTCTGATGCCGAACAGGGCAAATGGTTTTCGATCGATGAGGTCAGGCATTTGGCAAGCGATGACGGGACGGGGGGAAGTATGGAACGAATGTTGAAAAAGTGCCTACAGCAGGGCATTCTGCGGGAATGA
- the epsE gene encoding exopolysaccharide biosynthesis GT4 family glycosyltransferase EpsE — protein sequence MPEIGYFIPEFPGQTHIFFWRERQILSEFDITTDIISTRRPPRAIASHAWANEAEDLTTYLSPLTKKDLLLSLQEVIKAGPAKWFYCLKLILNSDGTSLKQKLQLFALLIASGKLVRLARETGWSHIHVHSCANSANVAMFASIIGNISYSMTLHGPVLSEYGPNQRQKWKHASFGFAVSQKLYEALKEQIGRDLPPVEVIPMGVDLNKIKRRSEYIPWKQGEICNIFACGRLNLIKGHNYLLQAVKMLRERGINAHLKIAGEDEQGGTGYHQYLDQLIRELNLSDCVQLLGAVSEEKVREGLENAHVFALASLNEGIPVAVMEAMAMAMPVVVTDVGGNAELIDDGVDGILIQPENPVQLADTIEKVVCNEALARSLSQKSREKIVAKFSSTRSAKILADYLDKTHVS from the coding sequence ATGCCTGAAATCGGATACTTTATTCCAGAATTTCCTGGACAAACGCATATCTTTTTTTGGCGGGAAAGGCAAATTCTCTCAGAATTCGATATTACAACCGATATTATTTCCACTCGCCGCCCCCCTAGAGCGATCGCTTCCCATGCCTGGGCAAATGAGGCAGAAGATTTAACCACCTATCTTTCGCCCCTGACAAAAAAAGATTTGCTGCTATCACTGCAAGAGGTTATTAAGGCAGGCCCAGCGAAGTGGTTTTATTGCTTAAAGCTAATTTTGAACTCCGACGGCACATCCCTTAAGCAAAAGCTTCAGCTGTTTGCGCTGCTAATCGCTTCTGGAAAACTCGTCCGTCTGGCGCGAGAAACAGGGTGGTCTCACATTCACGTTCACTCCTGCGCCAACTCCGCCAATGTTGCCATGTTTGCTTCAATTATTGGCAATATTTCCTACAGCATGACGCTGCATGGTCCTGTGTTGTCGGAGTATGGCCCGAACCAGAGACAGAAATGGAAACATGCTTCGTTTGGCTTCGCAGTTTCGCAAAAACTGTATGAGGCTCTGAAAGAACAAATTGGACGCGATTTGCCTCCCGTTGAAGTGATTCCGATGGGGGTTGATCTCAATAAGATTAAACGCCGCAGTGAATATATTCCCTGGAAGCAGGGGGAAATTTGCAATATATTCGCCTGTGGACGCTTAAATCTGATTAAAGGACACAACTATCTGCTTCAAGCCGTCAAAATGCTGCGGGAAAGAGGCATCAATGCCCACCTTAAAATTGCTGGAGAAGACGAGCAGGGAGGTACGGGCTATCACCAATATCTCGATCAGCTGATTCGAGAACTGAACCTTTCAGACTGCGTTCAGCTCCTAGGAGCGGTGTCCGAAGAAAAGGTCAGAGAGGGTCTGGAGAATGCCCATGTTTTTGCACTTGCCAGCCTGAATGAGGGCATTCCCGTCGCAGTGATGGAAGCAATGGCAATGGCGATGCCTGTGGTCGTCACGGATGTAGGCGGCAATGCAGAACTGATCGACGATGGTGTGGACGGTATCCTGATTCAGCCTGAGAATCCGGTTCAGTTGGCTGACACGATCGAAAAAGTTGTCTGCAACGAAGCACTTGCCCGCAGCCTCAGCCAGAAATCTCGCGAAAAGATTGTGGCAAAGTTTAGCTCCACCCGCAGCGCCAAAATCTTGGCGGACTATCTGGACAAAACCCACGTGAGCTGA
- a CDS encoding TIGR00725 family protein, which yields MRSPIIGVMGPGETASPRTCEIAFLLGQQIAQQGWILLTGGRAAGVMDAASRGAKQAGGLTIGILPGTTEAGMSEAIDIPILTGMDSARNHINILTSTVIIACGMGAGTASEVALALKAQKPVILIQVNRTTAEFFRQLGGDRVIIVEQVDEAIDRIRQILS from the coding sequence ATGCGTTCCCCCATCATCGGCGTCATGGGACCGGGTGAAACCGCCAGTCCTCGCACCTGCGAGATTGCCTTTTTACTGGGACAGCAGATTGCTCAGCAGGGATGGATCTTGCTGACGGGAGGACGCGCCGCTGGAGTGATGGATGCCGCCAGTCGTGGGGCAAAGCAGGCAGGGGGACTGACGATCGGCATTCTGCCCGGAACCACTGAGGCAGGAATGTCTGAAGCGATCGATATTCCCATCCTCACCGGAATGGACAGCGCCCGCAATCACATCAACATCCTCACCAGTACAGTCATTATTGCCTGCGGCATGGGAGCCGGAACCGCCTCAGAAGTGGCACTCGCTCTCAAAGCACAAAAACCCGTGATCCTGATTCAGGTCAATCGCACGACAGCAGAATTCTTCAGGCAGCTTGGGGGCGATCGGGTAATTATCGTGGAACAGGTGGATGAGGCGATCGATCGAATCAGACAAATCCTTTCCTAA
- a CDS encoding glycosyltransferase translates to MKFYCLCAMETVSLPESDLTSLPTVSVIVPIYNGEADLPELIQCLQAQRYPTDRVEYLLVDNGSRDRTSELLQSILHSLSLTQDNIRVRVLSETQIQSSYAARNCGIRATSSEILAFTDADCRPQPDWLLHLVQPFVQKVGQPEIDPEINLEIGVVAGEILPLSGNTLLERYADRHEILSQRHTLSHSFYSYGQTANLAVRRQALEQVGSFRPWLTTGGDADLCWRIQQTGSWQLQYAEQAIVQHRHRSTCRELRHQWMRYGRSNRYLHELYGVTLEQSLTAREVVYRLGRWLVKEIPLVCRQSLSQQNTSRLNASRLQTWIDSMLDTPIGLLCRYWRTVGQQQTKLPEMARHIEPLPVAAPARNL, encoded by the coding sequence ATGAAATTCTATTGCCTGTGCGCTATGGAAACGGTAAGTCTGCCTGAATCGGATTTGACTTCGCTGCCAACCGTCTCGGTGATTGTGCCGATCTATAACGGCGAGGCAGATTTGCCTGAGTTGATTCAGTGCCTCCAGGCGCAGCGCTACCCGACCGATCGCGTAGAATACCTGCTGGTGGACAATGGCAGCCGCGATCGTACTTCAGAGCTGCTTCAGTCTATTCTGCACAGTCTTTCTTTAACGCAGGACAACATTCGGGTTCGGGTACTATCCGAAACGCAAATTCAAAGTTCCTATGCAGCGCGTAACTGCGGCATTCGGGCAACCAGCAGCGAAATTCTTGCCTTTACCGATGCGGATTGTCGTCCCCAGCCCGACTGGTTACTGCATCTGGTGCAGCCCTTTGTGCAGAAAGTAGGGCAGCCAGAAATTGACCCAGAAATTAATCTAGAGATTGGCGTTGTAGCCGGCGAAATTCTGCCGCTTTCCGGTAATACCCTACTGGAGCGGTACGCCGATCGTCACGAAATATTGTCGCAGCGCCACACCCTCTCCCATTCGTTTTATTCCTACGGGCAGACGGCAAATCTGGCGGTTCGGCGTCAAGCTTTAGAACAAGTCGGATCATTCCGTCCCTGGCTCACGACTGGGGGGGATGCGGATCTGTGCTGGCGAATTCAGCAGACGGGTTCCTGGCAGCTTCAGTATGCAGAGCAGGCGATCGTCCAACATCGTCACCGTTCAACATGTCGTGAACTGCGGCATCAGTGGATGCGCTACGGGCGATCGAATCGCTATTTGCATGAGCTGTATGGGGTTACGCTTGAGCAGTCGCTTACGGCACGGGAGGTTGTTTATCGGCTGGGTCGTTGGTTGGTGAAGGAGATCCCGCTCGTCTGTCGGCAGTCCCTCTCTCAACAGAATACTTCCAGGCTTAATGCTTCACGGCTGCAAACCTGGATCGATTCGATGCTGGATACACCGATCGGCTTACTGTGCCGCTATTGGCGTACGGTCGGACAGCAGCAGACTAAACTGCCGGAAATGGCTCGACACATTGAACCGCTACCCGTTGCTGCCCCGGCAAGAAACCTTTAG
- a CDS encoding alpha/beta hydrolase codes for MSKPRVVPLVPQSPFAPRVDRPWQRLRGFLWGIGLGLGWGMTAPAMAANQLAIRVGPFQQSIQISDLEYFAQTGHVPTDLRLYAPLLTDQVRYALRSRLHLDPNVGDKLVEDLLHSSSGERFLNTLQVAIPSASPAQLRATLMQAARRPDGMSLLGLLRSFPEDTVTLDAASAVALASQVNLPYWQSQTLSSVLERELTVDSPPLRSRIDPSEMGQQWVWKQSLTLRDYQRDRSIPIDLYWSRRTQGPLVVLSHGFGADRRFLSYMAYHLASNGISVVAIEHPGSNVAWLTSNSLDKAGVNAMSTILPASEFVDRPKDVSFVLDRLQQMNRFSSRLRGKLNTEQVTIMGHSLGGYTALALAGAQPNLKHLRQFCNDPTPIAFSPADLLQCNAADLPETVDKLRDSRIAQVVLLNPVIGRLFDQKSLEQVDVPTLMLASTDDAITPAVSQQFLPFTELKTSQKYLLTAIGATHLSVGDPANLNHSLTQSIFVRERPDEETKALRELLQGVSLAFIKQLTPEADRYKPFLSPAYAQSFSTQNIQLRLNADLPPNFTNWLKVAALPMEQIVSGTLAQRRQAAQQNLCDLNPDCLMNNLPLVMFILPGGLPLAATQLLRRRKRNQKLEAIEDTTEASQDS; via the coding sequence ATGTCTAAGCCTCGCGTTGTGCCCCTTGTCCCCCAATCGCCCTTTGCGCCTCGTGTCGATCGCCCCTGGCAGCGGCTCAGGGGATTTCTGTGGGGAATTGGGCTGGGACTGGGTTGGGGAATGACAGCTCCGGCAATGGCGGCAAATCAGCTTGCGATTCGGGTGGGTCCCTTTCAGCAGTCGATCCAGATTTCCGACCTGGAATACTTTGCCCAGACCGGACATGTCCCTACCGATTTGCGTCTGTATGCCCCGCTGTTAACCGATCAGGTGCGCTATGCCCTTCGCAGTCGGCTGCACCTCGACCCCAACGTGGGCGATAAGCTGGTGGAGGATCTGCTCCACTCCTCATCGGGGGAACGCTTTCTTAATACGCTTCAGGTGGCGATTCCCAGTGCCAGTCCTGCCCAGCTTCGTGCCACGTTAATGCAGGCGGCGCGTCGTCCCGATGGTATGAGTCTGCTGGGTCTGCTGCGATCGTTCCCGGAGGATACTGTAACGCTGGATGCAGCTTCGGCAGTGGCGCTGGCTTCCCAGGTCAACCTTCCCTACTGGCAAAGTCAAACCCTGAGTTCGGTGCTGGAACGGGAATTAACAGTCGATAGTCCGCCCCTGCGCTCCCGGATTGATCCGTCGGAAATGGGGCAGCAGTGGGTCTGGAAACAGTCCTTGACGCTGCGGGACTATCAGCGCGATCGATCGATTCCGATTGACCTTTACTGGAGTCGCCGTACTCAGGGTCCGCTGGTCGTGCTCTCCCACGGATTTGGAGCCGATCGGCGGTTTCTCAGCTATATGGCTTACCATTTGGCATCCAACGGGATCAGCGTCGTGGCGATCGAGCATCCCGGCAGCAATGTGGCGTGGCTCACCAGCAATTCCCTCGACAAGGCAGGGGTGAATGCAATGAGTACGATTCTGCCCGCCTCCGAATTTGTCGATCGTCCCAAAGATGTCAGCTTTGTGCTGGATCGGTTGCAGCAGATGAACCGTTTTTCCAGTCGGCTGCGGGGCAAGCTGAATACGGAACAGGTGACGATTATGGGGCATTCGCTGGGTGGCTATACCGCTCTGGCATTAGCAGGGGCACAGCCTAACCTTAAGCATTTGCGGCAGTTTTGCAATGATCCTACCCCGATCGCCTTTTCGCCTGCGGATCTGCTTCAGTGCAATGCGGCGGATCTGCCAGAAACTGTAGACAAGCTGCGCGATTCCCGAATTGCCCAGGTGGTTTTGCTGAATCCGGTGATTGGGCGACTGTTTGACCAAAAGAGCCTGGAGCAGGTCGATGTCCCAACGCTGATGCTTGCCAGTACGGACGATGCAATTACGCCTGCGGTGAGCCAGCAGTTTCTTCCCTTCACTGAGCTGAAGACTTCGCAAAAGTATCTGCTCACGGCGATCGGGGCAACTCACCTCAGCGTCGGCGATCCGGCAAACCTGAACCACTCCCTCACCCAGAGCATTTTTGTGCGGGAACGACCCGATGAGGAAACGAAGGCACTGCGGGAGCTATTGCAGGGAGTGAGTCTGGCATTTATCAAGCAGCTGACCCCGGAAGCCGATCGCTATAAGCCTTTCCTGTCGCCCGCCTACGCCCAGTCTTTTTCGACGCAGAACATCCAGCTTCGGCTAAATGCCGATCTGCCGCCCAACTTTACTAACTGGCTGAAGGTAGCGGCACTGCCAATGGAGCAGATCGTATCGGGAACGCTGGCTCAGCGGCGGCAGGCGGCTCAGCAAAATCTGTGCGACCTGAATCCTGATTGTTTGATGAACAACCTGCCGCTGGTGATGTTCATTCTGCCGGGAGGCTTGCCCCTCGCTGCCACCCAACTGCTCCGCCGCCGGAAACGCAATCAAAAGCTAGAGGCGATCGAGGACACAACCGAAGCTTCGCAGGATTCGTAG
- a CDS encoding NfeD family protein, with protein MLSLPPFTLWLLLGFLCLMAGMLSGEPSAAAIGLAALITGIAALSVPDVVTQVILWGVLSIALIVVLRGMMPKASSDRDRIQEATVTETIPKGGIGMVIYEGALWRARCQISDVAIAPKQIVHVVGRQGLTLMVLPTTFSDEFEDVSDRPRIRS; from the coding sequence ATGTTGAGCCTGCCTCCCTTCACGCTTTGGCTATTGCTTGGCTTCCTGTGTTTGATGGCAGGAATGCTGAGCGGTGAACCCAGTGCAGCGGCGATCGGTTTAGCAGCTCTGATCACCGGAATTGCTGCCCTCTCCGTTCCCGATGTGGTGACTCAGGTGATTCTCTGGGGAGTGCTGTCGATCGCCCTCATTGTTGTGCTGCGCGGGATGATGCCCAAGGCGTCGAGCGATCGCGATCGAATTCAGGAAGCGACTGTCACTGAAACGATTCCCAAAGGGGGGATTGGTATGGTCATTTACGAGGGCGCCCTGTGGCGGGCACGCTGCCAGATTTCCGATGTTGCCATTGCCCCCAAACAAATCGTTCATGTTGTGGGACGACAGGGACTCACGCTGATGGTGTTGCCGACCACATTTTCTGATGAGTTTGAGGATGTATCCGATCGTCCGAGGATCAGGAGTTAG
- a CDS encoding NfeD family protein, protein MGSIVPAGNSSSLPCPPKKTFLVWGAKENTGIAALSVPDVVTQVILWGVLSIALIVVLRGMMPKASSDRDRIQEATVTETIPKGGIGMVIYEGALWRARSNPTKIR, encoded by the coding sequence TTGGGTTCGATCGTGCCCGCCGGAAACTCCAGCAGTCTCCCCTGCCCCCCAAAAAAAACGTTTCTGGTGTGGGGGGCAAAAGAAAACACCGGAATTGCTGCCCTCTCCGTTCCCGATGTGGTGACTCAGGTGATTCTCTGGGGAGTGCTGTCGATCGCCCTCATTGTTGTGCTGCGCGGGATGATGCCCAAGGCGTCGAGCGATCGCGATCGAATTCAGGAAGCGACTGTCACTGAAACGATTCCCAAAGGGGGGATTGGTATGGTCATTTACGAGGGCGCCCTGTGGCGGGCACGATCGAACCCAACGAAGATCCGTTGA
- a CDS encoding NUDIX hydrolase yields MAGTIEPNEDPLTTIQREIEEETGYHADRWQTLGQFYLAPGYSDEIIYAYLAQDLHKLETPPQQDEDEDIETVLLSPAELDQAILQGEAIGLSEML; encoded by the coding sequence GTGGCGGGCACGATCGAACCCAACGAAGATCCGTTGACGACCATTCAGCGGGAGATCGAAGAGGAGACGGGCTACCACGCCGATCGCTGGCAAACGCTGGGACAGTTCTACCTGGCACCGGGCTATTCCGATGAGATTATCTACGCTTATCTGGCGCAGGATTTGCACAAGCTGGAAACGCCGCCCCAGCAGGATGAGGACGAAGATATTGAAACGGTGCTGCTGTCTCCCGCTGAGCTAGATCAGGCAATTTTGCAGGGAGAGGCGATCGGGTTATCAGAAATGCTGTAA
- a CDS encoding NUDIX hydrolase codes for MRHPGGALAVPITPEGKLVLVRQYRFAAQGRLLEFPAGTIEPNEDPLTTIQREIEEETGYHADRWQTLGQFYLAPGYSDEIIYAYLAQDLHKLETPPQQDEDEDIETVLLSPAELDQAILQGEPIVWEGELLRLDAKSICSYFLARPFLSV; via the coding sequence GTGCGGCATCCGGGCGGGGCGCTGGCGGTTCCCATCACGCCTGAAGGGAAGCTGGTTTTAGTGCGGCAGTATCGCTTTGCGGCGCAGGGTAGACTGCTGGAGTTTCCGGCGGGCACGATCGAACCCAACGAAGATCCGTTGACGACCATTCAGCGGGAGATCGAAGAGGAGACGGGCTACCACGCCGATCGCTGGCAAACGCTGGGACAGTTCTACCTGGCACCGGGCTATTCCGATGAGATTATCTACGCTTATCTGGCGCAGGATTTGCACAAGCTGGAAACGCCGCCCCAGCAGGATGAGGACGAAGATATTGAAACGGTGCTGCTGTCTCCCGCTGAGCTAGATCAGGCAATTTTGCAGGGAGAGCCGATCGTCTGGGAAGGAGAACTGCTTCGCCTTGATGCCAAATCCATTTGCAGCTATTTTCTGGCGCGTCCGTTCCTGTCGGTTTAG
- a CDS encoding GNAT family N-acetyltransferase, translating into MTAQFIVRVARAADRPILVSFMEALQEAERELCANRTIGAEIADPHLAYLEQLAAKQQGRIYVAESQADLLGFVVCFVDKLDDGDRHVTPSERSFGYISDLYVIPTLRKYGVGAALMAAAEQHFRELGLTVVRVSLLSSNEPAARFYSKVGYQPYEILYEKRFDRT; encoded by the coding sequence ATGACGGCTCAATTTATCGTTCGTGTTGCCAGGGCAGCAGACCGTCCCATTCTCGTCTCGTTTATGGAGGCGCTTCAGGAAGCGGAACGAGAGCTTTGTGCCAATCGCACGATCGGCGCTGAGATCGCTGACCCCCACCTTGCCTACCTGGAGCAATTAGCGGCGAAACAGCAGGGTCGAATCTATGTGGCGGAATCTCAAGCAGACCTGCTGGGCTTCGTTGTTTGCTTTGTTGACAAGCTAGACGACGGCGATCGGCACGTTACCCCATCGGAGCGATCGTTCGGCTATATCTCAGATCTATATGTCATTCCAACCCTGCGAAAGTACGGAGTTGGTGCGGCACTGATGGCAGCAGCAGAACAGCATTTTCGCGAATTGGGCTTGACTGTGGTTAGAGTGAGTCTGCTCTCTAGCAATGAACCCGCAGCCCGTTTTTATAGCAAAGTGGGCTATCAGCCCTATGAGATTCTGTACGAGAAGCGTTTCGACCGGACGTAG
- a CDS encoding hydroxysqualene dehydroxylase, with protein sequence MVSQESAAPKVVVVGAGWAGLGASYHLAKQGYDVTLLEAGAYPGGLVAGWQTPGGRSVEAGIHGFWYPYRNIFSLVCELGLQPFTQWTRSSQYSPAGLEVESPIFQQEPRLPTPLGTFLYTRFKRLPLIDRLSALPLLYAVVDFDNSDEAWRRYDGVTARELFKQFGVSARLYKESFEPMLLVGLFAPGEQCSAAAALGMLYYFILAHQPDFDVVWCRGTVGKEIFSPWVDRIQQAGGRVLTNRRVSDLILDESSAQPKVKGVVCGDETFEADAVIFSVGVTGMQKIVSNSPALRQFPEFCNLMNLGAIDVLATRLWFDRKVNVPLPSNACFGFDATTGWTFFDLNVLHDEFRDTPGSVIEADFYHANQLLPRDDEQIIAKVQRDLATCVPEFAQANVIDSSVIRLPRAVTHFSPGSYANMLPVTTPISNLFMSGDWIITRHGSWSQEKAYVTGLEAANQVIDRFRRGTAADILPIEPDEPHIQVARNLNRSIREVGKSVLPQFWLP encoded by the coding sequence GTGGTTAGTCAAGAGTCCGCTGCTCCGAAGGTCGTTGTGGTTGGCGCGGGCTGGGCAGGACTGGGGGCGAGCTACCATCTGGCAAAGCAGGGTTATGACGTGACACTCCTGGAGGCGGGGGCTTATCCGGGCGGACTGGTCGCAGGCTGGCAAACTCCCGGTGGTCGCTCAGTGGAGGCAGGGATTCACGGCTTCTGGTATCCCTATCGCAACATCTTCTCCCTGGTGTGTGAGTTGGGGCTTCAGCCCTTTACCCAGTGGACGCGATCGTCCCAGTATTCTCCGGCAGGACTGGAGGTGGAGTCGCCAATTTTTCAGCAGGAACCGAGGCTGCCCACGCCGCTCGGCACGTTTCTCTACACGCGGTTTAAGCGACTGCCGCTGATCGATCGCCTTTCTGCCCTGCCGTTGCTCTATGCGGTGGTGGATTTCGATAATTCGGATGAGGCTTGGCGACGCTATGACGGGGTGACTGCCCGTGAGCTGTTTAAGCAGTTTGGCGTTTCGGCGCGGCTCTACAAAGAGTCGTTTGAACCGATGCTGCTGGTGGGGCTGTTTGCTCCGGGGGAGCAGTGTTCGGCAGCGGCGGCGTTGGGAATGCTCTACTACTTCATCCTGGCGCATCAGCCGGATTTTGATGTGGTCTGGTGTCGCGGCACGGTGGGCAAGGAGATTTTCAGTCCGTGGGTCGATCGCATCCAGCAGGCGGGCGGCAGGGTGTTAACGAATCGGCGAGTGAGCGATTTGATTCTGGACGAGTCCTCGGCTCAACCCAAAGTAAAAGGCGTGGTCTGCGGGGACGAAACCTTTGAAGCAGATGCGGTAATTTTCTCTGTGGGCGTGACGGGCATGCAGAAGATCGTCAGCAATAGCCCTGCCCTGCGTCAGTTTCCCGAATTTTGTAATCTGATGAATCTAGGGGCGATCGATGTGCTGGCAACGCGGCTATGGTTCGATCGCAAAGTGAATGTGCCCCTGCCCTCGAATGCCTGCTTTGGTTTTGATGCCACAACGGGGTGGACGTTTTTCGACTTGAACGTGCTGCACGATGAATTCCGCGACACTCCCGGCAGCGTTATTGAGGCAGATTTCTACCACGCCAACCAGCTTTTACCCCGTGACGACGAGCAAATCATCGCCAAAGTGCAGCGGGATCTCGCCACCTGCGTCCCCGAATTCGCCCAGGCAAACGTGATCGATAGCAGCGTGATTCGCCTGCCCAGAGCCGTTACCCACTTCTCCCCCGGCAGCTACGCCAATATGTTGCCCGTCACTACGCCGATTTCTAATCTCTTCATGAGCGGCGACTGGATTATTACGCGCCACGGCTCCTGGTCGCAGGAGAAAGCCTATGTAACGGGATTAGAAGCGGCAAATCAGGTGATCGACCGCTTCCGTCGGGGCACTGCTGCCGATATTCTGCCGATCGAACCAGATGAACCGCATATTCAGGTTGCTAGAAATTTGAATCGATCGATCCGGGAAGTCGGGAAGTCGGTGCTGCCGCAGTTTTGGTTGCCGTAA
- a CDS encoding GNAT family N-acetyltransferase — protein MSNMLPKLFFVHFCETSFIAEIDNQTVGFLIGFLSQTHPEEAYIHFVGIHPDFRRQGLGSVLYETFFQAVRRFNCVRVRCVTSPVNKSSVTYHLRMGFEAETSETQVAGVPYYSDYDGVGQHRVLFVKYLP, from the coding sequence ATGAGTAATATGCTGCCCAAACTCTTTTTTGTTCACTTCTGCGAGACGAGCTTTATTGCAGAGATAGACAATCAAACGGTCGGTTTTTTGATTGGGTTTCTATCCCAAACTCACCCTGAAGAAGCATATATTCACTTTGTTGGGATTCATCCAGATTTTAGAAGACAGGGTTTGGGTAGTGTTTTGTATGAAACCTTTTTTCAGGCAGTGCGAAGATTCAATTGTGTCCGAGTTAGATGTGTTACTTCCCCTGTCAACAAAAGCTCAGTTACCTATCATCTCCGCATGGGATTTGAAGCGGAAACGAGTGAAACTCAAGTAGCTGGCGTGCCCTATTATTCAGACTATGACGGTGTAGGGCAACATCGGGTACTCTTTGTCAAATACCTTCCCTAA